The Caenorhabditis elegans chromosome II genome has a segment encoding these proteins:
- the C05C10.2 gene encoding DNA2/NAM7 helicase-like C-terminal domain-containing protein (Partially confirmed by transcript evidence), whose product MKVNAPTISSFSAWKSQSSALPAPSSSETSKIVKAEIKAPQQPMSLNPNYFDVMREMEKSMNIFTKLFRGSQIRNKNDLPSGRHLVNYRQNHAFDFAAMSHIWKENKMENLPKLPHRANLVMTLPSSRVRNSKICAFYRVLEKKEDKYILVACHVNIHGFHRGDLRFVEVNNRTVLKGFERSSVIGHLFLGDILTVTELTRCNETVSNVASSVEDASPDAPCQWMASKVVLFPRHEPVNVQFKFTCNGMASVVSTNEPMSVILNNLTEAKTNVEYTGIAFKSASYTVHTEDYTKKWYERIQEEISNIMIYPKALSTIYQYEEYTPNFVVEKQEQEEHPYQQDLEDLDLYRQHEMQTNVFTKFFDIGKSEKRKFGPGKSISNCRHSDAIDFAAMSYIWKNIRQQHLPKLPKLPNMVLPLPTSMPLDSEICAFYRVLVENKSKYILIACHMNVHGYHRGDLRFLEINESTKLYGFEGRSVIGQLFLGDIVAVTELARCNGHGSDAFKIPFDVSMSSQNTCTWMASKITLPSRPPPASVLFSFMKNRMAVVKGCDEPMNVEVKSIQNVEPDLIYKGTAFKPEKPELNFTEGFIKKKRHQIGSITLRIASYPNSFGTIYNFQESDIDNEHYKIGINAFSEEKFTEISLDEREKIVETCSLMGFSAANTIFNGRFDCRAFKMEEIKKNGMTVMFCIENPTSQPTLGLWCAGNRIVIGGPNGDVNGAIETVIDDPDIGYLRIAARLSRDIPKKFSFKGDGEFFVSQREVFENEILDDGYFKTLDPGCNGRRIIETLYGGKPLERVVVDKRDSSIERMMSQLFGVGSGISEHKTSGKKSEDTPTQFYFPSTPEPLALNKYQCEYVQMLLDGNPLIIGSSPFGCGKSMTIITAALELYKLKKNRKQLLITQSNYASVNLIDIAQRVCLSGDDDLKDLKFVRFVSEKNWNELPSNCRTDSDMPYLMNKLFKDWAMGRIDLTNLTCLKTHHYVQMVSHIIKNDLVNPMLFGDHIAQIYDKLSADFSRAPHAQTLVEAFFMIYKPDLVMVTADSAKGLLNILRDVCAVQIDEASQLAECTLLGLLKSFNNASFGLIGDIHQLPPYCEEGLEGKLKDFGIGNTMERAIKEKMFPVCTLRNVYRCHPKTTELLSELFYDGALVSGVSELARSDFMTKRDDFWPNPKFPMMFVNNTGASTKMGTSTSNSSEKSIVGEIVQNLINDPRNPVNPSDIGVISFYSAQTSILTEHLRGSGVKCGTVDAFQGSEKEIIIMCSTNERISDFMQLSNRLNVAMSRAKQVTIIIGHLDGLRRANYWSTIVNKIEQNGNLVNANDWYQNQRRNKVSLSSYPLISTSRQSKQQRANEYNSQHKHVKRQSNNDYGSQRSVTNSLNPEFVGFQKWDDETYGDWPTIQKST is encoded by the exons atg AAGGTCAATGCGCCGACAATTTCTTCCTTCTCCGCTTGGAAATCACAATCTTCGGCTCTTCCTGCCCCCAGCTCATCTGAAACGAGTAAAATTGTGAAAGCAGAAATTAAAGCTCCACAACAGCCTATGTCACTG aacccGAATTATTTCGATGTCATGCGAGAGATGGAGAAGAGTATGAATATATTCACAAAACTGTTCAGAGGAAGCCAAATTCGCAACAAGAATGATCTACCATCAGGACGACATCTTGTCAACTACAGGCAAAATCACGCGTTCGACTTTGCAGCCATGTCACATATTTGGAAAGAAAACAAGATGGAGAACCTTCCAAAGTTACCACATCGAGCCAATCTTGTGATGACACTTCCAAGTTCTCGTGTACGTAACTCGAAGATTTGTGCATTCTATCGAGTATTGGAGAAAAAGGAGGACAAGTACATTTTGGTGGCTTGTCATGTGAATATACATGGATTTCATAGAGGAGATCTTCGATTCGTGGAAGTCAATAATAGAACTGTGTTGAAGGGATTTGAGCGATCAAGTGTCATTGGACACCTCTTCCTTGGAGATATTCTTACGGTTACTGAACTCACCAGATGTAATGAAACAGTTTCGAACGTCGCCAGTTCAGTTGAGGATGCTTCTCCAGATGCTCCATGTCAGTGGATGGCAAGCAAAGTTGTCCTCTTTCCTCGCCATGAGCCCGTAAATGTTCAATTCAAATTCACCTGCAATGGTATGGCTTCTGTAGTTTCGACGAATGAGCCAATGAGTGTTATTCTGAACAATTTGACGGAAGCAAAGACTAATGTAGAATATACGGGAATTGCATTCAAGTCTGCAAGTTATACAGTTCATACGGAGGATTATACTAAAAAGTGGTACGAGAGAATCCAAGAAGAAATATCAAACATCATGATATATCCAAAAGCGCTCAGTACAATTTATCAGTATGAAGAGTACACACCAAACTTTGTTGTTGAAAAGCAAGAGCAAGAGGAACATCCTTACCAG CAAGACCTCGAAGACCTTGACCTATATCGACAGCATGAGATGCAAACAAACgtttttacaaagtttttcGATATTGGAAAAAGCGAAAAGAGGAAGTTTGGGCCTGGAAAAAGTATTTCTAATTGTCGGCACTCGGATGCTATTGATTTCGCAGCCATGTCATATATCTGGAAGAATATTCGTCAACAGCATCTCCCGAAACTGCCAAAGCTACCAAACATGGTGTTACCACTTCCAACCTCTATGCCATTAGACTCAGAAATTTGTGCATTTTATCGTGTTTTGGTCGAGAACAAGTCCAAGTATATATTGATTGCCTGTCATATGAATGTACATGGATATCATCGAGGAGatcttcgatttttggaaatcaacGAAAGCACCAAATTATATGGATTTGAAGGAAGAAGTGTCATTGGTCAACTTTTCCTTGGAGATATTGTTGCGGTAACTGAGCTTGCAAGATGTAATGGTCACGGATCTGATGCCTTCAAGATTCCTTTCGACGTTTCTATGTCATCACAAAACACATGTACCTGGATGGCAAGCAAAATTACTCTTCCCTCAAGACCTCCACCGGCAtcagttttgttttcttttatgaaaaatcggaTGGCAGTGGTGAAAGGATGTGATGAGCCGATGAATGTGGAGGTGAAAAGCATTCAGAACGTTGAGCCGGATCTTATCTACAAAGGAACTGCGTTCAAACCTGAGAAACCCGAACTTAACTTCACAGAAGGTTTCATTAAAAAGAAGAGGCATCAAATTGGTTCAATCACTTTGAGAATTGCCAGTTATCCGAATTCATTCGGAACGATTTATAACTTTCAAGAATCTGATATTGACAATGAACACTACAAAATTGGAATCAATGCATTTTCGGAAGAGAAGTTCACAGAAATTTCTCTTGATGAGAGGGAAAAAATTGTCGAGACTTGCTCACTGATGGGATTCAGCGCTGCTAATACGATTTTCAACGGAAGATTCGATTGTCGAGCTTTTAAAATggaagaaatcaagaaaaatggtATGACCGTAATGTTCTGCATTGAAAATCCAACCAGTCAACCAACACTTGGCCTCTGGTGTGCGGGAAATCGAATTGTGATCGGAGGACCGAATGGTGATGTGAATGGTGCTATTGAAACAGTCATTGATGATCCGGATATTGGTTACTTAAGAATCGCAGCTAGATTATCAAGAGATATCCCGAAGAAGTTCAGTTTTAAAGGCGACGGAGAGTTTTTCGTTTCACAGAGGGAAGTATTTGAGAACGAAATTCTCGATGATGGATACTTCAAAACATTAGATCCAGGATGTAATGGAAGAAGAATAATCGAGACATTGTACGGAGGAAAGCCATTGGAACGAGTTGTTGTAGACAAACGCGATTCTTCAATTGAACGGATGATGAGTCAGTTGTTTGGTGTAGGTTCGGGCATCAGTGAACATAAAACATCAGGAAAAAAGTCCGAAGACACCCCAACTCAATTCTACTTCCCAAGTACTCCAGAACCATTGGCTCTCAACAAATATCAATGTGAATATGTTCAAATGCTTCTTGATGGTAACCCTTTGATCATTGGATCTTCTCCCTTCGGATGTGGTAAATCAATGACAATTATCACTGCGGCTCTTGAATTATACAAGTTGAAAAAGAATCGAAAGCAGCTACTAATAACTCAGAGCAATTATGCAAGTGTTAACTTGATTGATATTGCACAACGGGTTTGTCTGAGTGGAGATGATGATTTGAAAGACTTGAAGTTTGTGCGTTTTGTGTCGGAAAAGAATTGGAATGAGCTACCATCAAACTGCCGAACCGACTCTGATATGCCGTATCTTATGAATAAACTGTTCAAAGACTGGGCAATGGGAAGAATTGATCTGACGAATTTGACATGTTTAAAGACCCATCATTACGTTCAAATGGTCTCCcacattataaaaaatgatcTGGTCAATCCGATGCTCTTTGGTGATCACATCGCACAAATTTACGACAAACTCTCCGCAGATTTTTCCAGGGCTCCGCATGCTCAGACGCTTGTGGAAGCATTTTTCATGATCTATAAGCCGGACTTGGTAATGGTCACAGCAGACTCTGCAAAAGGTTTGCTGAATATTTTGCGAGATGTCTGTGCTGTTCAAATTGATGAAGCAAGTCAACTGGCAGAATGCACACTTTTGGGATTGCTCAAATCGTTCAACAATGCAAGCTTTGGATTGATCGGAGACATTCATCAACTGCCACCATATTGTGAAGAAGGTTTGGAAGGAAAACTAAAAGATTTTGGAATTGGAAATACTATGGAACGAGCTATTAAGGAGAAAATGTTTCCGGTGTGCACCCTTCGAAACGTTTACCGATGTCATCCAAAGACTACTGAGCTGCTCAGTGAGCTATTTTATGATGGTGCACTTGTTTCTGGAGTTAGTGAGCTTGCAAGAAGTGATTTCATGACAAAGAGAGATGATTTCTGGCCTAATCCCAAGTTTCCCATGATGTTTGTGAACAATACGGGTGCATCTACAAAAATGGGAACATCTACGAGTAACTCATCGGAGAAATCAATTGTTGGAGAAATAGTACAAAATCTTATCAATGATCCTCGCAACCCAGTCAATCCAAGTGACATTGGAGTGATCTCATTCTACAGTGCTCAAACTTCGATTCTCACTGAGCATCTACGTGGAAGCGGTGTCAAGTGCGGTACGGTCGACGCGTTCCAAGGATCTGAAAAGGAGATCATCATCATGTGCAGCACGAACGAACGGATCTCGGACTTTATGCAGCTAAGTAATCGCTTGAACGTTGCAATGTCCCGTGCGAAGCAGGTCACAATCATTATTGGTCATTTGGATGGATTGAGAAGAGCCAATTATTGGAGCACAATTGTGaacaaaattgagcaaaatggGAATTTGGTTAATGca AATGACTGGTATCAAAATCAACGAAGAAATAAGGTATCATTGTCATCGTATCCACTAATTTCAACATCACGACAATCGAAACAACAACGTGCCAATGAATATAATTCACAACACAAACACGTTAAAAGACAAAGTAACAATGATTACGGTAGCCAACGGAGCGTGACTAACTCATTGAATCCAGAATTTGTTGGG TTTCAGAAATGGGATGACGAGACGTATGGAGATTGGCCCACCATCCAGAAATCAACataa
- the C05C10.2 gene encoding DNA2/NAM7 helicase-like C-terminal domain-containing protein (Partially confirmed by transcript evidence) translates to MKVNAPTISSFSAWKSQSSALPAPSSSETSKIVKAEIKAPQQPMSLNPNYFDVMREMEKSMNIFTKLFRGSQIRNKNDLPSGRHLVNYRQNHAFDFAAMSHIWKENKMENLPKLPHRANLVMTLPSSRVRNSKICAFYRVLEKKEDKYILVACHVNIHGFHRGDLRFVEVNNRTVLKGFERSSVIGHLFLGDILTVTELTRCNETVSNVASSVEDASPDAPCQWMASKVVLFPRHEPVNVQFKFTCNGMASVVSTNEPMSVILNNLTEAKTNVEYTGIAFKSASYTVHTEDYTKKWYERIQEEISNIMIYPKALSTIYQYEEYTPNFVVEKQEQEEHPYQQDLEDLDLYRQHEMQTNVFTKFFDIGKSEKRKFGPGKSISNCRHSDAIDFAAMSYIWKNIRQQHLPKLPKLPNMVLPLPTSMPLDSEICAFYRVLVENKSKYILIACHMNVHGYHRGDLRFLEINESTKLYGFEGRSVIGQLFLGDIVAVTELARCNGHGSDAFKIPFDVSMSSQNTCTWMASKITLPSRPPPASVLFSFMKNRMAVVKGCDEPMNVEVKSIQNVEPDLIYKGTAFKPEKPELNFTEGFIKKKRHQIGSITLRIASYPNSFGTIYNFQESDIDNEHYKIGINAFSEEKFTEISLDEREKIVETCSLMGFSAANTIFNGRFDCRAFKMEEIKKNGMTVMFCIENPTSQPTLGLWCAGNRIVIGGPNGDVNGAIETVIDDPDIGYLRIAARLSRDIPKKFSFKGDGEFFVSQREVFENEILDDGYFKTLDPGCNGRRIIETLYGGKPLERVVVDKRDSSIERMMSQLFGVGSGISEHKTSGKKSEDTPTQFYFPSTPEPLALNKYQCEYVQMLLDGNPLIIGSSPFGCGKSMTIITAALELYKLKKNRKQLLITQSNYASVNLIDIAQRVCLSGDDDLKDLKFVRFVSEKNWNELPSNCRTDSDMPYLMNKLFKDWAMGRIDLTNLTCLKTHHYVQMVSHIIKNDLVNPMLFGDHIAQIYDKLSADFSRAPHAQTLVEAFFMIYKPDLVMVTADSAKGLLNILRDVCAVQIDEASQLAECTLLGLLKSFNNASFGLIGDIHQLPPYCEEGLEGKLKDFGIGNTMERAIKEKMFPVCTLRNVYRCHPKTTELLSELFYDGALVSGVSELARSDFMTKRDDFWPNPKFPMMFVNNTGASTKMGTSTSNSSEKSIVGEIVQNLINDPRNPVNPSDIGVISFYSAQTSILTEHLRGSGVKCGTVDAFQGSEKEIIIMCSTNERISDFMQLSNRLNVAMSRAKQVTIIIGHLDGLRRANYWSTIVNKIEQNGNLVNANDWYQNQRRNKVSLSSYPLISTSRQSKQQRANEYNSQHKHVKRQSNNDYGSQRSVTNSLNPEFVGKWDDETYGDWPTIQKST, encoded by the exons atg AAGGTCAATGCGCCGACAATTTCTTCCTTCTCCGCTTGGAAATCACAATCTTCGGCTCTTCCTGCCCCCAGCTCATCTGAAACGAGTAAAATTGTGAAAGCAGAAATTAAAGCTCCACAACAGCCTATGTCACTG aacccGAATTATTTCGATGTCATGCGAGAGATGGAGAAGAGTATGAATATATTCACAAAACTGTTCAGAGGAAGCCAAATTCGCAACAAGAATGATCTACCATCAGGACGACATCTTGTCAACTACAGGCAAAATCACGCGTTCGACTTTGCAGCCATGTCACATATTTGGAAAGAAAACAAGATGGAGAACCTTCCAAAGTTACCACATCGAGCCAATCTTGTGATGACACTTCCAAGTTCTCGTGTACGTAACTCGAAGATTTGTGCATTCTATCGAGTATTGGAGAAAAAGGAGGACAAGTACATTTTGGTGGCTTGTCATGTGAATATACATGGATTTCATAGAGGAGATCTTCGATTCGTGGAAGTCAATAATAGAACTGTGTTGAAGGGATTTGAGCGATCAAGTGTCATTGGACACCTCTTCCTTGGAGATATTCTTACGGTTACTGAACTCACCAGATGTAATGAAACAGTTTCGAACGTCGCCAGTTCAGTTGAGGATGCTTCTCCAGATGCTCCATGTCAGTGGATGGCAAGCAAAGTTGTCCTCTTTCCTCGCCATGAGCCCGTAAATGTTCAATTCAAATTCACCTGCAATGGTATGGCTTCTGTAGTTTCGACGAATGAGCCAATGAGTGTTATTCTGAACAATTTGACGGAAGCAAAGACTAATGTAGAATATACGGGAATTGCATTCAAGTCTGCAAGTTATACAGTTCATACGGAGGATTATACTAAAAAGTGGTACGAGAGAATCCAAGAAGAAATATCAAACATCATGATATATCCAAAAGCGCTCAGTACAATTTATCAGTATGAAGAGTACACACCAAACTTTGTTGTTGAAAAGCAAGAGCAAGAGGAACATCCTTACCAG CAAGACCTCGAAGACCTTGACCTATATCGACAGCATGAGATGCAAACAAACgtttttacaaagtttttcGATATTGGAAAAAGCGAAAAGAGGAAGTTTGGGCCTGGAAAAAGTATTTCTAATTGTCGGCACTCGGATGCTATTGATTTCGCAGCCATGTCATATATCTGGAAGAATATTCGTCAACAGCATCTCCCGAAACTGCCAAAGCTACCAAACATGGTGTTACCACTTCCAACCTCTATGCCATTAGACTCAGAAATTTGTGCATTTTATCGTGTTTTGGTCGAGAACAAGTCCAAGTATATATTGATTGCCTGTCATATGAATGTACATGGATATCATCGAGGAGatcttcgatttttggaaatcaacGAAAGCACCAAATTATATGGATTTGAAGGAAGAAGTGTCATTGGTCAACTTTTCCTTGGAGATATTGTTGCGGTAACTGAGCTTGCAAGATGTAATGGTCACGGATCTGATGCCTTCAAGATTCCTTTCGACGTTTCTATGTCATCACAAAACACATGTACCTGGATGGCAAGCAAAATTACTCTTCCCTCAAGACCTCCACCGGCAtcagttttgttttcttttatgaaaaatcggaTGGCAGTGGTGAAAGGATGTGATGAGCCGATGAATGTGGAGGTGAAAAGCATTCAGAACGTTGAGCCGGATCTTATCTACAAAGGAACTGCGTTCAAACCTGAGAAACCCGAACTTAACTTCACAGAAGGTTTCATTAAAAAGAAGAGGCATCAAATTGGTTCAATCACTTTGAGAATTGCCAGTTATCCGAATTCATTCGGAACGATTTATAACTTTCAAGAATCTGATATTGACAATGAACACTACAAAATTGGAATCAATGCATTTTCGGAAGAGAAGTTCACAGAAATTTCTCTTGATGAGAGGGAAAAAATTGTCGAGACTTGCTCACTGATGGGATTCAGCGCTGCTAATACGATTTTCAACGGAAGATTCGATTGTCGAGCTTTTAAAATggaagaaatcaagaaaaatggtATGACCGTAATGTTCTGCATTGAAAATCCAACCAGTCAACCAACACTTGGCCTCTGGTGTGCGGGAAATCGAATTGTGATCGGAGGACCGAATGGTGATGTGAATGGTGCTATTGAAACAGTCATTGATGATCCGGATATTGGTTACTTAAGAATCGCAGCTAGATTATCAAGAGATATCCCGAAGAAGTTCAGTTTTAAAGGCGACGGAGAGTTTTTCGTTTCACAGAGGGAAGTATTTGAGAACGAAATTCTCGATGATGGATACTTCAAAACATTAGATCCAGGATGTAATGGAAGAAGAATAATCGAGACATTGTACGGAGGAAAGCCATTGGAACGAGTTGTTGTAGACAAACGCGATTCTTCAATTGAACGGATGATGAGTCAGTTGTTTGGTGTAGGTTCGGGCATCAGTGAACATAAAACATCAGGAAAAAAGTCCGAAGACACCCCAACTCAATTCTACTTCCCAAGTACTCCAGAACCATTGGCTCTCAACAAATATCAATGTGAATATGTTCAAATGCTTCTTGATGGTAACCCTTTGATCATTGGATCTTCTCCCTTCGGATGTGGTAAATCAATGACAATTATCACTGCGGCTCTTGAATTATACAAGTTGAAAAAGAATCGAAAGCAGCTACTAATAACTCAGAGCAATTATGCAAGTGTTAACTTGATTGATATTGCACAACGGGTTTGTCTGAGTGGAGATGATGATTTGAAAGACTTGAAGTTTGTGCGTTTTGTGTCGGAAAAGAATTGGAATGAGCTACCATCAAACTGCCGAACCGACTCTGATATGCCGTATCTTATGAATAAACTGTTCAAAGACTGGGCAATGGGAAGAATTGATCTGACGAATTTGACATGTTTAAAGACCCATCATTACGTTCAAATGGTCTCCcacattataaaaaatgatcTGGTCAATCCGATGCTCTTTGGTGATCACATCGCACAAATTTACGACAAACTCTCCGCAGATTTTTCCAGGGCTCCGCATGCTCAGACGCTTGTGGAAGCATTTTTCATGATCTATAAGCCGGACTTGGTAATGGTCACAGCAGACTCTGCAAAAGGTTTGCTGAATATTTTGCGAGATGTCTGTGCTGTTCAAATTGATGAAGCAAGTCAACTGGCAGAATGCACACTTTTGGGATTGCTCAAATCGTTCAACAATGCAAGCTTTGGATTGATCGGAGACATTCATCAACTGCCACCATATTGTGAAGAAGGTTTGGAAGGAAAACTAAAAGATTTTGGAATTGGAAATACTATGGAACGAGCTATTAAGGAGAAAATGTTTCCGGTGTGCACCCTTCGAAACGTTTACCGATGTCATCCAAAGACTACTGAGCTGCTCAGTGAGCTATTTTATGATGGTGCACTTGTTTCTGGAGTTAGTGAGCTTGCAAGAAGTGATTTCATGACAAAGAGAGATGATTTCTGGCCTAATCCCAAGTTTCCCATGATGTTTGTGAACAATACGGGTGCATCTACAAAAATGGGAACATCTACGAGTAACTCATCGGAGAAATCAATTGTTGGAGAAATAGTACAAAATCTTATCAATGATCCTCGCAACCCAGTCAATCCAAGTGACATTGGAGTGATCTCATTCTACAGTGCTCAAACTTCGATTCTCACTGAGCATCTACGTGGAAGCGGTGTCAAGTGCGGTACGGTCGACGCGTTCCAAGGATCTGAAAAGGAGATCATCATCATGTGCAGCACGAACGAACGGATCTCGGACTTTATGCAGCTAAGTAATCGCTTGAACGTTGCAATGTCCCGTGCGAAGCAGGTCACAATCATTATTGGTCATTTGGATGGATTGAGAAGAGCCAATTATTGGAGCACAATTGTGaacaaaattgagcaaaatggGAATTTGGTTAATGca AATGACTGGTATCAAAATCAACGAAGAAATAAGGTATCATTGTCATCGTATCCACTAATTTCAACATCACGACAATCGAAACAACAACGTGCCAATGAATATAATTCACAACACAAACACGTTAAAAGACAAAGTAACAATGATTACGGTAGCCAACGGAGCGTGACTAACTCATTGAATCCAGAATTTGTTGGG AAATGGGATGACGAGACGTATGGAGATTGGCCCACCATCCAGAAATCAACataa